In Sphaerospermopsis torques-reginae ITEP-024, the genomic window AATTCCCAAACAGATGTATTTTGGTTTATGGTGTGAAATCCCATCAGAGATGTAGCTAAAACAGCTAAGTTTTCCTTATTAATTGCAGGTTGCAAACGTCTGCGTAAATCAAGATAAGATAGACAATTCATGCAGACACTTTTTTGATTTGGTTTTATAATTTTTCTAGCTACTGTCAACATGAGTAAGGCACATAAAGCACTGTTGACTGTGGTATTTTCTAGCTGACATTGAGCAATAAAATTTTCAGTTGCATCTGCAAAAATTTGTTTATGGATAATTGCACAATTCCGTTGATAAATGGATACATACTTTTCAACCTCTAATGTTTTTGGTTGTTTCCAAAACTTTTGCAATCCAATTTTTAACAATAATAAAAATCTGCTTGTATTCCCTCTCCAACCTTGTGTATATTTGGGTAGTAGTTTTTCAATGGGTGGTAGTTGTTCTAAGGTGGTAACTTGTTTAATGGTGTCACCAGATGTAAGTCTTTGGTAATAAGTGAAAATTTCTGAATGCAGTTGAATACTGGATAAACCATCAGAAATTGCATGGTGCAAGGTGGAAATTAGATAATTAATTTTTGGCTCATCCTTGATAGTAACTATGACAACTCTCATTAGACATTTGCTACTATCAATTGCCTCATTCATTTCTTGATTAACAACTTCTTGCCATTGTTCCTTATCTAAATTTATAACTGTTTGCAAAGGGATTTTTTCTGTACCTATGGGTTGAAAATAAAAACGATTTTGAGAATGGATAATGCGAGAATTTAGACTAGGATGGCGATATTGAATAATATCTAAAGCCTGTCTGATAACTGCTTTTTGGAGGTTGCCGTTAATGCGACTAATAGTAACTAAATTCCAGGTTTTAGCACGGCTATTGAGGATTTCCATTGTTGCTTCCAGACTGCTTAATTCTCTGTTATCTGGCATAGTCATAATTTTTCTGGAAAATATTGACTGTATTCATCTGGAATTTGTAGTCCTTGAATTTTTAAGTTTTGGATGCGGTATAAAAATGTTGCTCCTGTCATAATGTGGTCAGCAACTTCTACCACTTTACGATTTTTTGGTTCAGCTAAGTATGAACCTCTCACCCAATCATTAAAGCTACCCATTGCCGGTCCACACCAAATTTGATAGTCAATTTCTCGACCTTTTTCTCCACTGTTAGACCACCGAGAAGACAATCCTAAATACCAACGAAAAATTAGAGCCATTTTCAGTTTAGGATTACTTGCAGCTTTGGTTAATTTATCTGGGTTGCGTTGGGATAAATAATTAACTGTTTCTTGCCAAATTTCTTGCACAGGCTTTTTCAAAATTTGATTTTCTAGTTTCTCTATTTCCGCTAGGGGAATTTCTTCAATTGAATTATAATTTTTGTATAATTCATATAATTTTTGAGCGCGGAGAGGAAAGAGTGTACCACGTTTGAGAACTTGCAATTTTACACCCATTTCAAACATATCTGCGGCGGGAGCCATCATCACATCAGCCATTTCGGCTTGAGCTAATAATTCTTTGGTGTATTCAGAAGTTCCGGCTTCAATGCAAGATTGATTTATAGAACCTGTGACAACATAAGCAGCACCCATAATAAAGGCAGCTAAGGCTGATTTTGGTGTGGAAATTCCGCCAGCTACGCCAATTCTGACGGGGTTTTCATATCTGTATTTATTTTGAAATTCATCTCTTAATTCTAAGATGGAAGGTAATAAACATATCAGGGGACGATTATCTGTATGACCTCCAGAATCTGCTTCTACTGTAATATCATCAGCCATAGGAATTTTGCTGGCAAGATTGGCTTGTAATTCACTAATTAAACCTTGTTCAACTAATTGTTTAAGGATTTTTGTAGGTGCAGGTTGCAAAAATTTAGTGGCAACTTCGCGGCGAGAAACTTTGGCGATGACTTTATTTTTGATTTGGATTTGATTGGCTGAATTTAAACTTAATCCTGCGGCTCGATAATAAACAATGTTGTCAGTTAAATCTAAAAATGCAGATGCTTCAACAATTCTGACTTGATGTTTGAGATATAAATTAATGCTAAGACGTTCAATTGCTGGTTCACTGGGACTATGGAGTAAGTTAAAAGCGTAAGGTTTTTGATTTAAGGCTTGCTGAATTTTGTTAATAGCAGTCTCGACACGGGAAGGGGATAAACCTCCTGCACCAAAGACACTTAAAATTCTTTGTTTACCTAGTGCAATTACCATTTCTTCTGATGCTATTCCTTGAGCCATTGCCCCAGTCATATAGGCATATTTTACACCATAAAAATCGAGAAACCTTGTATCACCTAGTTGTTGAATTGCTAAGGGTGGAACAGCCATTAACATTTCCATCTGGGCTGTTTTACCATTATTGACATGAGATAAATTACCTTCGTTTGTGATGCCAATTATCCCTTCATTTCTAACTATATAACATGGTTTTTCTAAATTCCTCAGTTTTAATTTAATTTGTTCTGCATCAAAGGAAACATTTTTAAAATTACCTTGCCAATTTTGATGATGGTTGATAAATAAGTTAGAAAAATGGAGATTATTTTCTTGATTCGATCTATTTTCTGTATTGTACATTTGAGCCAACCTCTTAACATCTAATGTGGTTTTGGGAACTCCGAAAAATAAATTATTCAATTAATTGATATTATCTAAACTTCCTGCACCTGATTCCTTTATCTATTAGTAAATTACCTTATTTGGGCGGGCAAGATGCCCACCCCACACATACACCACAAATACAGGTTATTTAATTTTTGCTCCTTGTTCAACTATCTTTTTGTAAATGCCTATTTTTTGTTGAATTAAACAATTGATTTGCTGTAATGATGCTTGGCGTGATTTTAATAAAAAACTGTGAGCTTTATTCATGAGTGCATTGTTATCACTCAATTTTTGATAGTGCAGATTAGAGGGATGATGGGTGATAGATTTTAAATCTTCCAGAGAAATTAAAGGTGGATTTTGGAAATTACTGTTGGGTTTTAATTGAACTTGAGTTTGACTATTTACCCCAGAAAGAGAATACAAGGGTGATAAATCTAATTCAACTTGATGGCTGACGAGTTTGGCTAATCCTCTAATAATTGAAGTATGATCATCTACTCCCCTTCTATTCATAGATACAGCGAGGTGTTCTTTTTCTTTGAGGGTTGAATTTATCCAGCGGGTACAATTGCTACCAACTCCTACTTCAATAAATATTCTGATGTTGTCATTGTAGACGCGGTTAATTAAACGGGGAAAATCAAGTTGTTGACAGAGACTTTTAGCAATGTTATGTCCTATAGTTTGACTATCAATTGTAATTGGTTCGTAATTTGCAGCCGAATAAAAAGTAGATTCTGGTATTTCTTGAATCGGCAATGTGTTAATTTTCGCAAGTTCATTGTACTCTGATTCCATTGGTTGACAATGAATTACATGATTTATTGATGTAGGAAAAGCATCACATTTTAGTTCTTCAATGACTCGTTTACAAGCTTGTATTTCTCCTGCAATCACAACTTCTTCGGGTGTGTTAATTAATGAAATATACACACGGTTTTCATGTTTGATTGCTTCCTTAACTTCTGATATTGGACATATAACAATGTAGTTACTCCAAAATTCTGGAACATTGCTATTTAAAGGTATCCCCCAAGCTTTACGAACTGCATTTTTCGTTCCTGATAGTTGGGTTTTAAATAAAGGAGATGAGTTCAAGTAATCACTGGTATTTTTAAAGCTAGTCCAAATACCTTGGGCTAACATCATGCTGGTTTCACCAAGACTGTAGCCAAAAGCGCATTGAGATTGAATTTGAAAATAATTTTTGAGAATTGCTGTGATGATCCCAGCAATGCCAACTTCTGCCTCCAGCATTGTTACTGGGTCATCTATTAATTGCTGTTCTATGACTTCTAATTGTCTTTTTGTCAGTTTATTGATGCTGCGGGGATAAATTATTTTTTCAATCTTAGCAACTCGTTCATAAACGTTGTTAATTACTGGATCGTCATAAATTTTCGGAAATAGTCGGAAGAGGTTACGACCTATGCCAAGATAAGATGTGAAAGAGCCGGGATAAACGAAAGCAATTTTACCTTTTTTTCCCTGTGGGTTGGCTGTAAAATAACTGCCAAGAGGAGTTTGCCAATCTTTGCCAGTCTCAAAGGCAATGTTAACACCTTGAATTGCCCGATCTATTTCTCTTGTTAATTCTTCTTGATTACGTGCTAAAATTGCTATGGTGTAATTTTGATTTTGATGTTTTTGATGTTTTTGAAATTCTCTAAATGTTTGGTTAGCTAGTTGGGATAAAGTAGGATAATTTTGCAGATTTTTTTGCAGTGTGAAAATTTTGTCTAGGAGTGAAGATTGATTTTTGGCAGCTATAGCAAATAAATAATAAGGGATTTGTTCTAAATATTTGCTGCTGCGTTCTATTTGACTGGGATCTTCTGACAAAATTAAATGTACATAACTGCCATCAGCTTCCATGCTATTAATAGCAGCTATTCTTCTATTCGCACCTGATTCTAAAAACCAAGGTTTAGATTCTGTGGCAACATAAAAAGGACTACCACGCCAAACATCTGGTTTTTTTACACCACTCCATTGGGGAACTGCGGGAATGTAGCGGTAATATAAACAAAGTGCTGTTTTAATTAAGCTGATAATTCCTGATGCTGTGTGAGTGTCACCAATGTTAGCCTTAACGCTACCTAAAGCACAATTGAAATAACTATTTAAATTTGTTTCTCCTGTTGTATAAGCTGTGATTAAACCTTGAATTTCTGCTTCATCTTGTTGGGTAATTCCACTAGCATAAACTTCCAGATAACCAATATCTTTGGCTTCAATTTCTGCCAGAGAAAAAGCTGTTTGACAAGCTTGGGTGACAGCTTCTGGTTGATATGGAGAATTTTGCAATACACTTAAAGCATCAATTACTGCATATATGCAATTATTCTCTTCTCTGGCTACATCATGAAGTTGCAATACTACTGCTGCTGCACCTTCTCCTGTTAAAGTTTCATGAGCGTTTCGGTCATAACTGAGGGTCTGTATATCTATGCGGTGATTTTCCTGTCTAGCAAAGTTCATTGCTGCTAATAAAACAGCATCTACTTGCTTATTTGTTAAGAGCTTTTGTGCTAAATTTAAGGCTGAAAAAACTGAATTTTCTTCAGCAAAAGCGGGACTTGTTGCATCCCAAAGCCGGGAAATATAGCTGGCTAATTTATCTTGGTGCTGAGTTTGGGATTTACTCACCATGATCACTGCAATTTTTGTATCTGGTCGCAGTTTAATATTTTTGAGAGTATTATCAGCCACTTTTAACATTAATTGTTGTTGTGGTGATAATTTTTCAATTTCTGCTAAGGGAATTGGTAAGGATGATATTTGACTATCGTTTTGACTATAATTAATAGGTGTAAAATATTGTTTTCCTTGGTAAATACTGCGTTCAAAATCGTCTAATTCTTGACAATCACTAACAAGACAATTCATGCCGATAATTGCCATTTTTGGAAGTTTATTTTGTGCAAATTCTTTCATGATCATTCTCCATTTTTCAGAATTAATAGAAGATATCACGCAAAGTCGCAGAGAAAAGAAGATTATTATCTAATGCAGAGATTCAGAGGGTAAAATCTACATTTTTGCTCTGTGTCTCTGCGTTTTTGCCTGAGGTATCTAACCTATTTGTTTGGTCAAAAGTGTTCCTTTAGCGCCAATCATGCGATTATAAATTTGTCCTTGTTGATTGTGGGTAATAACATCAGCAACTACGTTTGATTCTGTTTTGGATTTGACTTCACAAGTTACATAAAATGTTTCCCCAAAGGGAACGGGTGCAAATTGTTCAAAGTTGAGAATTTCTGAGGGTAAACAACCTATTTGATGAAAGTGTTGTGTCCAAATCCAGAGAGAATGAATCTGCACATCTGCTATATAGGGGTTGAATGTCTGCACTGGAAATTGTCCCTGTTGCTGTGCTGTTGGTTCTGGTAATTTACATTCAATGGTGAGTTTACCAGGACTAGCATTTAATACTGATTTTACGCCTTGAAAGATAGTTCCGTGAAATAGGCTACTTCCCCCATTTTGATATAGTAATGGATTGGTAGATAGAAATTGTTCATCTTGGTTTAAGTTCAACAATTCATAGTTAGGAGGTGTGGGAATTTCCCGTTTTAAAATCAGATTCGTACTGAAATGATATCTGATTTTTCCTTCGGGGGTGATACTGCTAATTTTAGCAGCTATTTGTATTTCTTTGTTTTCAATTTTAGCAATTTCTTGAATTTCTAGTGTGTATTCATTTGCTGAATTTTCATCAAAGACAATTCCTTTTAAAACTTTGAAGTTAGGACAACTAAAGGCTTTAAAACCGGGATATAGTTGTTCACAAGTGTTAGCCATCCATAATAGTCCACAAGTTGCGGGAAGCACGGGACGACCTGCTATAACATGATCGTGTAAAAATGGATTGGATGCTAATGTTAATTGACGTTTGATGTGATAGGTTTTTAAGTCACTGGGTAAGGTGGGAGGAATATAAACTAAGGGACTACCAATTACTACTTGTGTTGTATTTGAATTGGTATTTCTCAGTTCATTAACTAACATTTGTGTGCCGATTTCTAGGGGTATAGTTTCAATTCCTCTTTCTGCAAATGCTGTCTTTAATTCTGGTGATACCATGCCACTCTCCCAGGGACCCCAGTTAATAGCAACTACATGACAATGAGGGTAATTCTGTTTGATAATATGGGCTGATTTGTTGAGGATTTCGTTAGCAAGTGCATAATCTGATTGTCCCACATTTCCATAAAAACCAACTACTGAAGAAAATAAGATTAAATATTGCAGTTGGCTTGGTGGTACACAATGCAGCAGGTTTTCTAAACCTTGAACTTTGGCAGTGTAAACTGTTTCAAAGTCTTGAATTGTTTTTTTCTCAATTCGTTTATCAGCTAAGTTACCAGCACCGTGAATAATTCCAGTTATCGCCCCTAACCTTTCAATTACAGGTGCAAGTTTTTCTGTTAATAAATTTCTATCAGTGATATCTACACTCAAATATTCAGCTTTTCCTCCTGCTTTTTCAATGGCTTTTAATGTATTTTGAATTTTTCTTTGAGAGGAAATCAATTGATATTTTCTTTGCACCATGATGGGGGTTGGTTTTTCTCCTTTGGCGAGAAAATCCTCCATAATTTGCTGTTTTAATTCCGCTTCATTTTCATAACCCTCTGCCCAAACTGGTTCTGGTTCTGTACTGGAACGACCTAAAAGAATGAATTTACATTGAGATTCTTGGGCTAATTTAATCACACATTGGGCAGTGATTCCTTTTGCGCCACCACTAACTAAAAATACTTGATCTTTGGTAATGGGTAATTGATGATTAGTAATGGTTAATGGGGTAGGTTCTGCAACTAAAGTAAATCTACCTTTGTTGTTATATCCTACTTCTGTAACTAATAAATTTGGATCTTGCAATTCTGCAAGGATGTATTTTACCGATGTTTCTGCATTTAAATCAGGACTTAAATCCAGGGAACGACAAAATACTGTTTCCCATTCTTGATTTAAACTTTTAGTCAGTCCAAATAGTCCCGCACTAATAGGACTAAAATTATTGGTTTTTCCTAATCCAAATTCCCCATCTAACCGCGCAATGCTTAAAAAACAACTACGTCCTTTTGTTGCTGCTTGATTGAGTGATTCTTTGAGATATTTGGCGATTAAAAAGACATGACGGAGAATGGT contains:
- a CDS encoding phthiocerol/phthiodiolone dimycocerosyl transferase family protein is translated as MPDNRELSSLEATMEILNSRAKTWNLVTISRINGNLQKAVIRQALDIIQYRHPSLNSRIIHSQNRFYFQPIGTEKIPLQTVINLDKEQWQEVVNQEMNEAIDSSKCLMRVVIVTIKDEPKINYLISTLHHAISDGLSSIQLHSEIFTYYQRLTSGDTIKQVTTLEQLPPIEKLLPKYTQGWRGNTSRFLLLLKIGLQKFWKQPKTLEVEKYVSIYQRNCAIIHKQIFADATENFIAQCQLENTTVNSALCALLMLTVARKIIKPNQKSVCMNCLSYLDLRRRLQPAINKENLAVLATSLMGFHTINQNTSVWELAREVKQNLELGIKHGDIFNMVLLAKYLTKFCFLFPQQVAATVSVSNIGKVNIPKSYGELELEEISFAGSHSLYAGMFVIHVATFQGKMLLNFVFSQPSISRETMEDMVNQVVCYILNLSSNTAKIRGA
- a CDS encoding PfaD family polyunsaturated fatty acid/polyketide biosynthesis protein, whose amino-acid sequence is MYNTENRSNQENNLHFSNLFINHHQNWQGNFKNVSFDAEQIKLKLRNLEKPCYIVRNEGIIGITNEGNLSHVNNGKTAQMEMLMAVPPLAIQQLGDTRFLDFYGVKYAYMTGAMAQGIASEEMVIALGKQRILSVFGAGGLSPSRVETAINKIQQALNQKPYAFNLLHSPSEPAIERLSINLYLKHQVRIVEASAFLDLTDNIVYYRAAGLSLNSANQIQIKNKVIAKVSRREVATKFLQPAPTKILKQLVEQGLISELQANLASKIPMADDITVEADSGGHTDNRPLICLLPSILELRDEFQNKYRYENPVRIGVAGGISTPKSALAAFIMGAAYVVTGSINQSCIEAGTSEYTKELLAQAEMADVMMAPAADMFEMGVKLQVLKRGTLFPLRAQKLYELYKNYNSIEEIPLAEIEKLENQILKKPVQEIWQETVNYLSQRNPDKLTKAASNPKLKMALIFRWYLGLSSRWSNSGEKGREIDYQIWCGPAMGSFNDWVRGSYLAEPKNRKVVEVADHIMTGATFLYRIQNLKIQGLQIPDEYSQYFPEKL
- a CDS encoding PfaB family protein, encoding MKEFAQNKLPKMAIIGMNCLVSDCQELDDFERSIYQGKQYFTPINYSQNDSQISSLPIPLAEIEKLSPQQQLMLKVADNTLKNIKLRPDTKIAVIMVSKSQTQHQDKLASYISRLWDATSPAFAEENSVFSALNLAQKLLTNKQVDAVLLAAMNFARQENHRIDIQTLSYDRNAHETLTGEGAAAVVLQLHDVAREENNCIYAVIDALSVLQNSPYQPEAVTQACQTAFSLAEIEAKDIGYLEVYASGITQQDEAEIQGLITAYTTGETNLNSYFNCALGSVKANIGDTHTASGIISLIKTALCLYYRYIPAVPQWSGVKKPDVWRGSPFYVATESKPWFLESGANRRIAAINSMEADGSYVHLILSEDPSQIERSSKYLEQIPYYLFAIAAKNQSSLLDKIFTLQKNLQNYPTLSQLANQTFREFQKHQKHQNQNYTIAILARNQEELTREIDRAIQGVNIAFETGKDWQTPLGSYFTANPQGKKGKIAFVYPGSFTSYLGIGRNLFRLFPKIYDDPVINNVYERVAKIEKIIYPRSINKLTKRQLEVIEQQLIDDPVTMLEAEVGIAGIITAILKNYFQIQSQCAFGYSLGETSMMLAQGIWTSFKNTSDYLNSSPLFKTQLSGTKNAVRKAWGIPLNSNVPEFWSNYIVICPISEVKEAIKHENRVYISLINTPEEVVIAGEIQACKRVIEELKCDAFPTSINHVIHCQPMESEYNELAKINTLPIQEIPESTFYSAANYEPITIDSQTIGHNIAKSLCQQLDFPRLINRVYNDNIRIFIEVGVGSNCTRWINSTLKEKEHLAVSMNRRGVDDHTSIIRGLAKLVSHQVELDLSPLYSLSGVNSQTQVQLKPNSNFQNPPLISLEDLKSITHHPSNLHYQKLSDNNALMNKAHSFLLKSRQASLQQINCLIQQKIGIYKKIVEQGAKIK